From one Anguilla rostrata isolate EN2019 chromosome 12, ASM1855537v3, whole genome shotgun sequence genomic stretch:
- the snrpd2 gene encoding small nuclear ribonucleoprotein Sm D2 — translation MSLLNKPKSEMTPEELQKREEEEFNTGPLSVLTQSVKNNTQVLINCRNNKKLLGRVKAFDRHCNMVLENVKEMWTEVPKSGKGKKKSKPVNKDRYISKMFLRGDSVIVVLRNPLITGK, via the exons at GAGTCTGCTAAACAAGCCCAAGTCAGAGATGACTCCGGAGGAGCTGCAGAAACGAGAGGAGGAAGAATTTAACACCGGACCGCTGTCTGTGCTCACCCAGTCGGTCAAAAACAACACCCAAGTTCTCATTAACTGCCGCAACAACAAGAAGCTGTTGGGTCGCGTCAAAGCTTTCGACAG GCATTGCAACATGGTCCTGGAGAACGTGAAGGAGATGTGGACCGAGGTACCCAAGAGTGGCAAAGGAAAGAAGAAATCGAAGCCGGTCAACAAGGACCGCTACATCTCCAAGATGTTTTTGAGGGGCGATTCCGTCATCGTGGTGCTGAGGAACCCCCTCATCACTGGGAAATGA